Proteins encoded within one genomic window of Couchioplanes caeruleus:
- a CDS encoding helix-turn-helix transcriptional regulator: MVEVSAQVRRAAGEIIRIATMPASIKDRALALLGPLRRITPYDAAFITLFDAERHRHLPLVRSGFEGAHRYLDSPALVTDLERMDLHGSHRPLRVCDLAPLPDELPLWADHLYPAGFREGLGSGLFTADGRFLGLFTVNSADPRPASDAIRDLLHEIMPVIAYAVDPLRTVAAVAGIVTDAAAGAVVSRAGESIALPGLPRHALLAPGGPVLSAALHRLHGGRVHTTFLCRHNDADLPGPPLLRLTALACSPQPPSDLRVVVLLSPPPPLRGLALTELEVLGLLVEGCPDAHIAVALHVSGRTAAVLLARIMEKLGVASRTEAAVRAARRGLYIPAELTLRTPPREGRHD, translated from the coding sequence ATGGTGGAGGTATCCGCGCAGGTGAGGCGGGCGGCGGGCGAGATCATCCGCATCGCCACCATGCCGGCGAGTATCAAGGACCGGGCGTTGGCGCTGCTGGGGCCGCTGCGGCGCATCACCCCCTACGACGCGGCCTTCATCACCCTGTTCGATGCCGAGCGGCACCGCCACCTGCCGCTGGTCCGTTCGGGATTCGAGGGGGCCCATCGCTATCTCGACAGTCCGGCGCTCGTCACGGACCTCGAGCGGATGGACCTGCACGGCAGCCACCGGCCCCTGCGGGTCTGCGACCTCGCCCCACTGCCGGACGAGCTGCCGTTGTGGGCGGACCATCTGTATCCGGCGGGGTTTCGCGAGGGTCTGGGCAGCGGGCTGTTCACCGCCGACGGCCGTTTCCTCGGTCTGTTCACCGTCAACAGCGCCGATCCCCGCCCGGCCAGTGACGCCATCCGCGACCTGCTGCACGAGATCATGCCGGTGATCGCCTATGCGGTGGACCCGCTGCGTACGGTCGCCGCCGTCGCGGGCATAGTCACCGATGCCGCCGCCGGAGCGGTCGTCTCCCGCGCAGGTGAATCCATCGCCCTGCCGGGCCTACCGCGCCATGCCCTGCTGGCTCCTGGGGGACCGGTGCTTTCCGCCGCCCTCCACCGGCTGCACGGGGGCCGGGTCCACACGACCTTCCTGTGCCGGCACAACGATGCGGACCTGCCCGGGCCGCCGCTGCTGCGGCTGACCGCGCTGGCCTGCTCCCCGCAGCCTCCCAGCGACCTGCGGGTGGTGGTGCTCCTGTCGCCGCCACCGCCGTTGCGCGGTCTGGCCCTCACCGAGCTGGAGGTCCTCGGCCTACTCGTCGAGGGCTGCCCCGACGCGCACATCGCCGTGGCCCTGCACGTCAGCGGCCGCACGGCGGCCGTCCTCCTTGCCCGCATCATGGAGAAACTAGGTGTGGCATCGCGGACCGAGGCGGCGGTACGCGCGGCCCGCCGAGGCCTTTACATCCCCGCCGAACTGACCCTCAGGACACCACCCCGCGAAGGGCGTCATGATTGA
- a CDS encoding STAS domain-containing protein, with protein sequence MIGDLDASAVAGFHAKVTPLVAPPARIVELDLVGVGFCDVAGGRELLMLRCQAARQQIRLDLVAAHPAVWFLLHLLDEQAWLLHPGQQ encoded by the coding sequence GTGATCGGTGACCTGGACGCCTCCGCCGTTGCCGGCTTCCACGCCAAGGTGACGCCGCTGGTGGCGCCTCCTGCCCGTATCGTCGAGCTGGATCTTGTGGGAGTGGGGTTCTGCGACGTGGCCGGTGGCCGGGAATTGCTGATGCTGCGCTGCCAGGCCGCTCGGCAGCAGATCAGACTGGACCTGGTGGCGGCTCACCCCGCGGTGTGGTTCCTTCTGCACCTCCTCGACGAGCAGGCCTGGCTTCTCCACCCCGGTCAGCAATAG
- a CDS encoding alpha/beta fold hydrolase: protein MSRDKTYRPALPAGVRIAFHDGVLGRMRIRSLGEPRPGVPEIVMIQGMTVSDYLLPGLGALSAWTRTHLVELPGGSGSGAPPHDLTVTEYAHAAADWLCAQRLGRVLLAGHSSGTQVAAEAALMCRDRVAGVVLAGPAIDPAARGGVRVFAHWWADRRRDPKSLDEVHKPERQRVGFRRLFHVLRAHLRHDLERPVTALPVPVLIIRGREDRLGTARWGRHLADLAGDGRYVEVPGTHSFCWRYPDAWSIPIRDFAAGTWNHAPAKADPRP, encoded by the coding sequence ATGAGCAGGGACAAGACCTACCGGCCCGCCTTGCCCGCCGGCGTGCGGATCGCATTCCACGACGGGGTGCTGGGGCGCATGCGGATCCGTTCGCTGGGTGAGCCGCGTCCGGGTGTGCCGGAGATCGTGATGATCCAAGGCATGACCGTGAGCGACTATCTGCTGCCCGGCCTGGGCGCGCTGAGCGCTTGGACCCGTACGCACCTGGTGGAGCTGCCGGGAGGCAGCGGCAGCGGCGCGCCGCCGCACGACCTCACCGTCACCGAGTACGCCCACGCGGCCGCGGACTGGCTGTGCGCACAGCGACTGGGCCGGGTCCTTCTCGCCGGCCACTCCAGCGGCACCCAGGTCGCTGCGGAGGCGGCGTTGATGTGCCGGGACCGGGTCGCCGGGGTCGTGCTCGCCGGACCCGCGATCGACCCGGCCGCCCGAGGTGGCGTGCGGGTCTTCGCCCACTGGTGGGCTGACCGCCGGCGGGACCCGAAGAGCCTGGACGAGGTGCACAAACCCGAACGCCAGCGGGTCGGATTCCGGCGCCTGTTCCACGTCCTGCGCGCCCATCTGCGCCACGACCTGGAAAGGCCGGTCACCGCCCTGCCCGTACCGGTGCTGATCATCCGCGGCCGGGAGGACCGCCTCGGCACCGCGCGTTGGGGCCGTCACCTCGCCGACCTGGCTGGCGACGGCCGATACGTCGAGGTTCCCGGAACGCACTCCTTCTGTTGGCGCTATCCAGACGCGTGGTCGATACCGATCCGGGACTTCGCCGCCGGCACCTGGAACCACGCGCCCGCGAAGGCGGATCCGAGGCCCTGA
- the corA gene encoding magnesium/cobalt transporter CorA, translating to MRERPGVHLPGLLRGQGARAGVDGPPPARATSGVVDCALYRDGARVEGSEGTAELYAQARDIDGAFVWIGLHEPDEKTFTGVAEIFGLHPLAVEDVVHQEQRPKLERYEDVTFLLVRAAQYVDHAALTDTSEIVHTGVVWIFVGEHFVVTVRKGTVGELRSVRAELEAVPHLLAQGPWAVVHAVYDRVVDAYVDIAAAMQTDLDMVEASVFSRDPNLGIEQIYQFKRELMEFKAAVMPLQRPLSTIVDRQAGALPKEIRRYFRDVADHHARVVEQVISHDDLLTSILQARLAQVTVAQNNDMRKIASWAAIAALQTAIAGIYGMNFAFMPELQWRYGYPGVLTVMVLSAVALYRRLRRAGWL from the coding sequence ATGCGTGAACGCCCGGGAGTGCATCTGCCAGGACTGCTTCGAGGACAGGGCGCCCGAGCCGGCGTCGATGGTCCGCCCCCGGCGCGCGCGACGTCGGGTGTGGTCGATTGCGCCCTCTATCGCGACGGTGCCCGCGTGGAGGGCTCGGAGGGTACGGCTGAGCTGTACGCGCAGGCCCGTGACATCGATGGTGCGTTCGTATGGATCGGCCTGCACGAGCCGGACGAGAAGACGTTCACCGGGGTTGCGGAGATCTTCGGTTTACACCCCCTCGCCGTCGAGGACGTCGTGCATCAGGAGCAGCGGCCCAAGTTGGAACGCTACGAGGATGTCACCTTCCTCCTCGTGCGGGCGGCACAGTACGTCGATCACGCGGCGCTGACCGACACCAGCGAGATCGTCCATACCGGCGTGGTGTGGATCTTCGTCGGTGAGCACTTCGTGGTGACCGTCCGGAAGGGCACGGTGGGGGAACTCCGTTCCGTACGCGCCGAACTCGAAGCCGTGCCGCATCTGCTGGCGCAGGGCCCGTGGGCGGTCGTGCACGCCGTGTACGACCGGGTCGTCGACGCCTACGTCGACATCGCCGCCGCCATGCAGACCGACCTCGACATGGTCGAGGCGTCGGTGTTCAGCCGCGACCCGAACCTCGGCATCGAGCAGATCTACCAGTTCAAACGCGAGCTGATGGAGTTCAAGGCCGCTGTCATGCCGCTGCAGCGGCCGTTGTCGACGATCGTGGACCGGCAGGCCGGCGCCCTGCCCAAGGAGATCCGGCGTTACTTCCGGGACGTCGCCGACCATCACGCCCGGGTCGTGGAGCAGGTGATCAGCCATGACGACCTGCTGACCTCGATCCTGCAGGCGCGCCTGGCCCAGGTGACCGTCGCCCAGAACAACGACATGCGCAAGATCGCATCGTGGGCGGCCATCGCCGCTCTGCAGACCGCCATCGCCGGCATCTACGGCATGAACTTCGCCTTCATGCCGGAACTGCAATGGCGCTACGGCTACCCCGGCGTGCTGACCGTCATGGTCCTCAGTGCCGTGGCACTTTACCGGCGGCTACGCCGAGCCGGTTGGCTCTGA
- a CDS encoding sulfotransferase family protein encodes MTQGNDRPIFVVGCPRSGTTMLQLMLHAHPRIAIPPENRFVLPAYHQRHTFGDLTDPERRRALGRWIVGERCFGDLGLDPDDVVERIVAAPPTLGSALGTVLQAYADRFGKPRWGDKRPAYLKHLKVIFRLFPDAQIINIVRDGRDCVASLKEAPWRKRTITELIEFWTQSAEATARAARNLRSDVYHQVRYEDLVRDPESRLRDICAFLGEEYDSAMTKPSEVAPTAVPEYKTWHTLTHADVTNQRIGSWRHRLTAEEVALCEAAFGDRLIQFGYEPAGPRWPLWRRHAWRATHDQIRTTARAVRRMRTTQRPATGAPVAARLTSGQRERAGLGAG; translated from the coding sequence ATGACGCAGGGCAACGATCGGCCGATCTTCGTCGTGGGATGTCCACGATCCGGGACAACCATGCTGCAACTCATGCTGCATGCCCACCCGCGCATCGCCATTCCGCCGGAGAACCGATTCGTTCTGCCGGCGTACCACCAGCGGCACACGTTCGGCGACCTCACCGATCCCGAACGGCGCCGCGCGCTGGGCCGATGGATCGTCGGCGAGAGATGCTTCGGCGACCTCGGACTTGACCCGGACGACGTGGTGGAACGCATCGTCGCCGCGCCGCCCACACTCGGCTCGGCGCTGGGCACGGTGCTCCAGGCGTACGCGGACCGGTTCGGCAAACCCCGCTGGGGTGACAAACGACCCGCGTACCTGAAGCACTTGAAGGTGATTTTCCGCTTGTTCCCTGACGCGCAGATCATCAACATCGTGCGCGACGGACGGGACTGCGTCGCGTCACTGAAGGAAGCGCCGTGGCGCAAGCGCACCATTACGGAGCTGATCGAGTTCTGGACGCAATCGGCCGAGGCCACGGCTCGCGCTGCCCGCAACCTCCGGTCCGACGTCTACCACCAGGTCCGGTACGAGGACCTGGTGAGAGACCCGGAGTCGAGGCTGCGGGACATTTGCGCCTTCCTCGGCGAGGAGTACGACTCTGCAATGACGAAGCCCTCCGAGGTGGCACCGACCGCCGTGCCGGAGTACAAGACGTGGCACACGCTGACCCATGCCGACGTGACGAACCAACGGATCGGTAGCTGGCGGCACCGGCTGACGGCCGAGGAGGTCGCGCTCTGTGAGGCCGCATTCGGCGATCGACTCATCCAGTTCGGGTACGAGCCGGCCGGACCGCGATGGCCGCTCTGGCGCCGGCATGCCTGGCGCGCCACACACGACCAGATCCGTACTACAGCCCGGGCCGTGCGCAGGATGCGAACGACGCAGCGACCGGCGACGGGAGCACCGGTGGCGGCCAGACTGACCAGCGGACAACGCGAACGGGCGGGCCTGGGCGCCGGCTGA
- a CDS encoding ATP-binding protein, producing MAVVADVDTAMVEVTVSGRWDRWLQEATAPMLRGCLAAHPAAIILDLHDLGDPRGASAPLWRAIRLCGAQMQSPVPVVACLPIQAPLAGALRRRGGRRVLPLYPSVPEARAVLGISSTTDQRRRLRLVPELADAVRARQMVTDACAIWHLSELAPRARLVVSELVVNAVEHAVPTIEATVTRLPAGMQMAVYDDDPHLPCLRRSGREPGDVTARRLGLRVVHHAASAWGSLPTRTGKMVWAVVTCHQR from the coding sequence GTGGCAGTGGTCGCCGACGTGGACACCGCGATGGTCGAGGTGACGGTAAGCGGTCGCTGGGACCGCTGGCTGCAGGAGGCCACCGCCCCCATGCTGCGCGGCTGTCTCGCTGCACATCCTGCGGCGATCATTCTGGACCTGCACGACCTCGGTGATCCTCGCGGTGCCAGTGCCCCGTTGTGGCGCGCTATACGCCTGTGCGGTGCACAGATGCAGTCACCTGTGCCGGTCGTGGCGTGCCTGCCCATCCAGGCACCGCTGGCCGGTGCGCTGCGCCGCCGTGGCGGGCGTCGAGTTCTGCCGCTGTACCCGAGCGTGCCCGAAGCGCGCGCCGTCCTCGGCATCAGCTCGACGACCGACCAGCGACGACGGCTGCGGCTGGTACCCGAGCTGGCCGATGCCGTCCGGGCACGTCAGATGGTCACCGATGCCTGCGCCATCTGGCATCTGTCCGAGCTGGCGCCGCGCGCCCGCCTGGTGGTCTCCGAGCTGGTCGTCAACGCGGTCGAGCACGCCGTCCCGACCATCGAGGCGACCGTCACCCGGCTCCCGGCGGGCATGCAGATGGCCGTCTACGACGACGATCCCCATCTGCCGTGCCTGCGCCGTTCGGGCCGCGAGCCCGGTGACGTCACCGCACGCCGCCTCGGGTTGCGGGTGGTGCATCATGCCGCCTCGGCCTGGGGATCCTTGCCGACCCGTACCGGCAAGATGGTGTGGGCCGTCGTCACCTGCCACCAACGCTGA
- a CDS encoding alpha/beta fold hydrolase → MVETAVVTGAQDGGIVDYHDGAYGRVRSRTFGRPHPGVPEIVMVHGMAVCDYLLPGLAELARWTRVHLIDLPGCGGSGEPPHELSLGQYADAVLDWLDACPHRGVLLAGQSSGTQVVAEAAAREPGDVVGVVLVCPTLDPVLRRPLPLLRRWRMNQRREAAGLNEVHRPDRRRVNLRRKAHLLLIHLRHRIEAPIAALRMPVLILCGSDDTLSPPSWGRRLAALAAHGEYAQVPGPHTFCWSDPAAWSPPIAAFAARNDLQSAS, encoded by the coding sequence ATGGTGGAGACTGCGGTGGTGACCGGTGCCCAGGACGGCGGGATCGTCGATTACCACGACGGCGCGTACGGGCGGGTGCGTAGCCGCACGTTCGGACGGCCGCACCCCGGCGTTCCCGAAATCGTCATGGTGCACGGCATGGCCGTCTGTGACTATCTGCTGCCCGGCCTTGCGGAGCTTGCCCGCTGGACCAGGGTGCACCTGATCGATCTGCCGGGCTGCGGCGGCAGCGGCGAGCCACCGCACGAGTTGTCTCTCGGACAGTACGCCGACGCCGTCCTCGACTGGCTCGACGCGTGCCCGCACCGGGGCGTGCTGCTGGCCGGGCAGTCCAGCGGCACGCAGGTGGTTGCCGAGGCCGCAGCGCGCGAGCCCGGCGACGTGGTCGGGGTGGTGCTGGTGTGCCCGACGCTCGACCCCGTCCTGCGCCGACCACTGCCGTTGCTGCGCCGCTGGCGGATGAACCAGCGACGGGAGGCGGCCGGCCTCAACGAGGTGCACCGCCCCGACCGGCGGCGGGTGAACCTGCGGCGAAAGGCGCACCTTCTCCTCATCCATCTGCGGCACCGCATCGAGGCGCCGATCGCGGCGCTGCGGATGCCGGTGCTGATCCTGTGCGGCAGCGACGACACGCTCAGCCCGCCATCGTGGGGACGGCGGCTGGCGGCCTTGGCCGCCCACGGCGAGTACGCGCAGGTGCCCGGCCCGCACACCTTCTGCTGGAGCGACCCGGCCGCCTGGTCACCGCCCATCGCGGCCTTCGCCGCCCGCAACGACCTGCAGAGCGCGTCGTGA
- a CDS encoding DUF2795 domain-containing protein, giving the protein MSTDTFAEVQALLEDLDFPADKDAIVRHAAGRGAQENSAAVRALRGMPLATYRNISEIRSSVDLDPSETPD; this is encoded by the coding sequence ATGAGCACAGATACCTTTGCCGAGGTGCAGGCCCTGCTGGAGGATCTCGACTTTCCCGCGGACAAGGACGCCATCGTGAGGCATGCCGCCGGACGAGGTGCGCAGGAGAACTCCGCAGCGGTCCGGGCACTTCGCGGCATGCCGCTGGCGACGTACCGGAACATCTCGGAGATTCGCAGCTCGGTCGACCTGGACCCGTCGGAGACACCGGACTGA
- a CDS encoding glycosyltransferase: MAVRILFLLCDAFGVGGTVRTTFSLASALAAIGHDVEVLSMFRSAERPVLPLDPAVRLRWLVETRPSHEDFAKDDPRQQQAARVFPLQEGRYKAFNLLVEQRARAYLYRSDAQVVISTRSGLIAYAAEFAPDHMIRIGQEHLTRRMNHKGLRAEMRRHYRRLDAFVTVTASDAEDYRTHHRFGRTRLLHIPNGVPAPQVAPSHGRTPLVVAAGRLAKGKRFDVLIRAFAKVSAAHPEWQMRIYGRGPLRDDLRALVAELGLHNRVLFMGVYSPLEPEWAKAAIAAASSDREAFGMTLVEAARCGAPVISTAAPHGPAEIVRDGVDGRLSPVGDPEAFADALLELVGDEPRRLAMGAAAREAAARFDPAVVAGAYHRLFTELAAAKTRPLRRCTDAAHRAGRRLRTAAAGSRGLPTGADGGSDELAFGPLTHTTATVGDVDVHPNGDLVVRLPAAVCRDGELSLVCRRSVELEHRYPLPSPAPGASQVQVVLRRGADGLTDGPWNLFLARPGDAGEPLVAGMRETRTLLDAPPEGPDGVHVRLPYRKQDGFLALRVWHRRVHAEVGDVHIGEETITVAGRLIGAAFGNHQPVLRLHSHTEPTHQREVPVEPLDPHRFQVSLPVELMIRQRGAETDRWQLRLFHDLALPAVRPGRLLDDVVDKRTAYAFPALTVADAELGPVRVQAQYTTANELSLLVEPAEPAQIRARAAS; this comes from the coding sequence GTGGCCGTGCGGATCCTGTTCCTGCTCTGTGATGCGTTCGGCGTCGGCGGCACGGTGCGCACGACCTTCAGCCTCGCCTCCGCGCTGGCGGCGATCGGGCACGACGTCGAGGTGCTGTCCATGTTCCGCTCGGCCGAGCGGCCGGTACTGCCGCTCGACCCGGCAGTGCGGCTGCGGTGGCTGGTCGAGACCCGCCCGAGTCACGAAGACTTCGCCAAGGACGATCCACGGCAGCAGCAGGCGGCGCGGGTCTTCCCCCTCCAGGAGGGGCGCTACAAGGCCTTCAATCTGCTGGTGGAACAGCGGGCCAGGGCGTATCTGTACCGCAGCGACGCGCAGGTGGTGATCAGCACCCGTTCCGGGTTGATCGCCTACGCCGCCGAATTCGCTCCTGACCACATGATCCGCATCGGTCAGGAGCACCTGACCCGGCGGATGAACCACAAGGGGCTGCGGGCCGAGATGCGCCGGCACTACCGCCGCCTCGACGCCTTCGTCACGGTCACCGCCAGCGACGCCGAGGACTACCGGACCCACCACCGCTTCGGCCGTACCCGGCTGCTGCACATTCCCAACGGCGTGCCGGCGCCGCAGGTCGCCCCCTCGCACGGGCGGACGCCACTGGTGGTGGCCGCCGGCCGGTTGGCCAAGGGCAAACGCTTCGACGTACTGATCCGCGCGTTCGCCAAGGTCAGCGCCGCGCACCCCGAGTGGCAGATGCGCATCTACGGCCGGGGTCCACTGCGCGACGACCTGCGCGCGCTCGTCGCCGAGCTGGGTCTGCACAACCGTGTGCTGTTCATGGGCGTCTACTCGCCGCTGGAGCCCGAATGGGCCAAGGCTGCCATCGCTGCCGCCTCGTCGGATCGTGAGGCGTTCGGCATGACCCTCGTCGAGGCGGCACGCTGCGGAGCTCCGGTGATCAGCACCGCCGCCCCGCACGGCCCTGCGGAGATCGTGCGCGACGGCGTCGACGGTCGGCTCAGTCCCGTCGGCGACCCTGAGGCCTTCGCCGACGCCCTGCTGGAGCTGGTCGGCGACGAACCGCGCCGGCTGGCGATGGGTGCCGCGGCGCGCGAGGCCGCCGCCCGCTTCGATCCCGCGGTGGTCGCCGGCGCCTACCACCGGCTCTTCACCGAGCTGGCCGCCGCGAAAACCCGGCCGCTGCGCCGCTGCACGGACGCCGCCCACCGGGCAGGACGGCGCCTGAGAACCGCCGCCGCCGGCTCCCGGGGCCTTCCGACCGGAGCGGACGGGGGATCCGACGAGCTGGCATTCGGCCCGCTCACGCACACCACGGCCACAGTCGGCGACGTCGACGTACACCCCAATGGCGACCTGGTTGTGCGGCTGCCCGCGGCGGTGTGCCGCGACGGCGAGCTGAGCCTGGTCTGTCGGCGCAGCGTCGAGCTGGAGCACCGCTATCCGCTACCGAGCCCGGCGCCGGGCGCTTCCCAGGTCCAGGTGGTGCTGCGCCGCGGCGCCGACGGACTCACCGACGGACCCTGGAACCTCTTCCTGGCCCGTCCCGGCGACGCCGGAGAGCCGCTGGTGGCAGGGATGCGCGAGACTCGGACGCTGCTGGATGCCCCGCCGGAGGGCCCGGACGGGGTGCACGTGCGCCTGCCGTACCGGAAGCAGGACGGCTTCCTCGCTCTGCGAGTGTGGCATCGGCGCGTCCACGCCGAGGTCGGCGACGTGCACATCGGCGAGGAGACGATCACCGTCGCGGGCCGGCTCATCGGCGCGGCCTTCGGCAACCACCAGCCGGTGCTGCGGCTGCACAGTCACACAGAACCGACGCATCAGCGGGAGGTGCCGGTCGAACCGCTCGACCCGCACCGCTTCCAGGTCAGTCTGCCGGTGGAGCTGATGATCCGGCAGCGTGGGGCAGAGACCGACAGATGGCAGCTGCGTTTGTTCCACGACCTGGCCCTACCCGCGGTGCGCCCGGGTCGGCTGCTCGACGACGTGGTCGACAAGCGCACCGCATACGCCTTTCCCGCCCTGACCGTGGCAGACGCCGAACTCGGGCCGGTCCGGGTCCAGGCGCAGTACACCACCGCGAACGAGCTCAGCCTGCTCGTCGAGCCGGCGGAGCCGGCCCAGATCCGGGCGCGAGCCGCATCATGA
- a CDS encoding ATP-binding protein — protein MDLRAPLMVNTGGPRRIEPTLTARSDIDNAVIELKVYGRWSRHLPVLAATGISKCFAESPRAVIVDLLELEDPLAASAPTWFTAGLRGRALGPPVPVLVCLPPAAPLAVRLGRMGARWSLPLYASVPQARTAVAGRLPLTERERLRLAPEPDAARLARDLVAKACRAWHLKKLRHPAQMVACELVLNAVEHAGTPIEVTVSKRGRGLHLAVADHDPRLPRLLDPASAPPGPAGEYRGQGLRVVHAVATSWGAMPTTTGKVVWTIFQERKPRRSAANPARACPRHGRPPTDTGRTAPS, from the coding sequence ATGGATCTTCGCGCGCCGTTGATGGTCAACACCGGAGGACCGCGGCGGATCGAACCCACGCTGACCGCCCGCAGCGACATCGACAACGCGGTGATCGAGCTGAAGGTGTACGGACGCTGGAGTCGTCACCTGCCGGTCCTGGCCGCTACGGGGATCAGCAAGTGCTTCGCGGAAAGCCCTAGGGCCGTCATCGTCGACCTGCTCGAACTTGAGGATCCGTTGGCCGCCAGTGCACCGACCTGGTTCACCGCCGGGCTGCGGGGCCGGGCGCTGGGGCCGCCCGTGCCGGTCCTCGTCTGCCTGCCGCCGGCGGCACCGCTCGCCGTACGGTTGGGCCGCATGGGCGCCCGATGGAGCCTTCCCCTCTATGCGAGCGTGCCGCAGGCGCGTACGGCCGTTGCCGGCCGGCTGCCGCTGACCGAGCGGGAGCGGCTCCGCTTGGCGCCCGAACCGGATGCCGCCCGCCTGGCCCGCGACCTGGTGGCGAAAGCCTGCCGTGCTTGGCACCTCAAGAAGCTGCGGCACCCGGCTCAGATGGTTGCCTGCGAGCTCGTCCTCAACGCCGTCGAACACGCCGGCACCCCCATCGAGGTCACGGTGTCCAAACGCGGTCGCGGTCTGCACCTGGCCGTCGCCGACCATGACCCGCGACTGCCCCGGCTGCTCGATCCGGCATCGGCGCCCCCGGGCCCTGCCGGGGAATACCGAGGGCAGGGACTGCGGGTGGTCCATGCTGTTGCGACCTCGTGGGGCGCCATGCCCACCACAACGGGCAAGGTCGTCTGGACCATCTTCCAAGAACGCAAGCCTCGCCGGAGCGCAGCGAACCCTGCCCGTGCCTGCCCGCGACACGGTCGACCACCAACGGACACGGGTAGGACAGCACCATCCTGA
- a CDS encoding phosphoribosyltransferase has protein sequence MIFANRDEAGRALAEQVAQQLPAAETTVRPLVLALPRGGVPVAVPVAERLGADLDIVIARKIGAPGRPELGVGAIVENGPPVFDETLLRYLGLTEQDLAGTLTAERAELARRTDRYRHTRAAPAVTGRTVVVVDDGLATGITAHATLRWLRPQQPRRLVLAVPVCSPHARGLLARDADTVICLHAPEHFNAVGQWYTDFGQLTDADVDEALGRTTRVTAR, from the coding sequence ATGATTTTCGCGAATCGTGACGAGGCCGGCCGGGCGCTCGCCGAGCAGGTCGCCCAGCAGCTTCCCGCAGCCGAGACGACCGTACGGCCTCTGGTGCTGGCCCTGCCGCGCGGCGGTGTGCCGGTGGCCGTCCCCGTCGCCGAACGCCTCGGTGCCGACCTCGACATCGTCATCGCCCGCAAGATCGGCGCTCCGGGCCGGCCCGAACTCGGCGTCGGCGCGATCGTCGAGAACGGCCCACCCGTCTTCGACGAGACCCTGCTGCGCTACCTCGGTCTGACGGAGCAGGACCTGGCCGGCACCCTCACCGCCGAGCGCGCCGAACTCGCCAGGCGCACCGACCGCTACCGGCACACCCGCGCGGCCCCGGCAGTGACGGGCCGCACCGTCGTGGTCGTCGACGACGGTCTGGCCACCGGCATCACCGCCCACGCCACCCTGCGCTGGCTGCGCCCGCAACAGCCACGGCGGCTGGTGCTCGCCGTGCCGGTCTGCTCCCCACACGCCCGCGGCCTGCTGGCGCGCGACGCCGACACGGTCATCTGCCTGCACGCCCCCGAACACTTCAACGCCGTCGGACAGTGGTACACCGACTTCGGGCAGCTCACCGACGCCGACGTCGACGAAGCGCTCGGCCGGACGACGCGAGTCACCGCCCGGTAG